From Buchnera aphidicola (Mindarus keteleerifoliae), the proteins below share one genomic window:
- the cysN gene encoding sulfate adenylyltransferase subunit CysN codes for MKKETDINNKNDFSKKKWFFCNKDKDIFRFLTCGSVDDGKSTLIGRLLYDTNQVYDDQLELLSKDSKKHGTQGNKLDFALLVDGLQSEREQGITIDVAYRYFSTEKRKFIMADTPGHKEYTCNMVTGASKCDLSIILVDAKKGLSEQTYRHFFINSIFGIKYLIIAINKMDLVNYEKNIFKKIKEEFSIFIKKLSIELNVFFIPISALLGINIVSNKFLIDWYKGPSLLDFLETIKRTKINNIEKNLRFPVQCVNRSNTNFRGYSGTIVEGSISVGQKIKIFPSNIFATVSKIVTYDDNLVQANAGQSVTVLLKENIDISRGDLFVDSSSSIFSKKNIFVKLISMSKDPIVAGKIYNVKTATKKVRAFVKNIVYKINIKSLKKNKSDQLILNEIGLIEIMVEEPVFFDSFRKNKIMGSMIFIDLLNNNTVAAGIFEGLKKEKENIKENFLNNNFELELRSLISKHFPHWGIKNIF; via the coding sequence ATGAAAAAAGAAACAGATATTAATAATAAAAATGATTTTAGTAAAAAAAAGTGGTTTTTTTGTAATAAAGATAAAGATATTTTTAGATTTTTAACATGTGGTAGTGTAGATGATGGAAAAAGTACTCTGATAGGTCGATTGTTGTATGATACAAATCAAGTTTATGATGATCAATTAGAATTGTTGTCTAAAGATAGTAAAAAGCATGGAACTCAAGGAAACAAATTAGATTTTGCATTGTTAGTGGACGGATTACAATCAGAAAGAGAACAAGGGATAACAATTGATGTAGCTTATAGATATTTTTCTACAGAAAAAAGAAAATTTATCATGGCTGATACACCAGGACATAAAGAGTACACGTGTAATATGGTGACAGGAGCATCAAAATGTGATTTATCAATTATTCTTGTAGATGCAAAAAAAGGTCTTTCAGAGCAAACATATAGGCATTTTTTTATTAATTCTATTTTCGGAATAAAATATTTAATTATTGCTATTAATAAAATGGATTTAGTAAATTATGAAAAAAATATTTTTAAAAAAATAAAAGAAGAATTTTCGATTTTTATAAAAAAACTCTCAATTGAATTAAATGTATTTTTTATTCCAATTTCTGCATTATTAGGGATTAATATAGTTAGTAATAAATTTTTAATTGATTGGTATAAAGGTCCCTCTTTATTAGATTTTTTAGAAACTATAAAAAGAACTAAGATAAATAACATAGAAAAAAATTTAAGATTTCCTGTTCAATGTGTTAATAGATCTAATACAAATTTTAGAGGTTATTCGGGAACAATAGTTGAAGGCTCAATATCAGTAGGACAGAAAATTAAAATTTTCCCTTCTAATATTTTTGCCACAGTTTCAAAAATAGTTACATATGATGATAACTTAGTTCAAGCAAATGCCGGTCAAAGTGTTACTGTTTTATTAAAAGAAAATATTGATATAAGTAGAGGAGACTTATTCGTAGATTCATCTTCTTCAATATTTTCGAAAAAAAATATTTTTGTTAAGCTTATATCAATGTCTAAAGATCCAATAGTTGCTGGAAAAATTTATAATGTAAAAACTGCAACTAAAAAAGTAAGAGCCTTCGTTAAGAATATTGTTTATAAAATAAATATAAAATCACTAAAAAAAAATAAATCTGATCAACTTATTCTAAATGAAATAGGATTAATAGAAATTATGGTTGAAGAACCTGTTTTTTTTGATAGTTTTAGAAAAAATAAAATTATGGGAAGTATGATTTTTATTGATTTATTGAATAATAATACTGTTGCTGCAGGTATATTTGAGGGTTTAAAAAAAGAAAAAGAAAATATAAAAGAAAATTTTTTAAACAATAACTTTGAATTAGAATTACGTTCTTTAATATCTAAACATTTTCCTCATTGGGGGATAAAAAACATTTTTTAG
- the queE gene encoding 7-carboxy-7-deazaguanine synthase QueE: MKYPINEIYETIQGEGFYAGQPSIFIRIQGCPIHCSWCDTKYTWNLLKQNETDTENVINKKKSTKNWAFFNVFDIINIIQKRRWKSNHIVITGGEPCIFNLTFLTKKLEKMGYSCQIETSGTYTIYCSKKTWVTVSPKINFSNKIIKNSILRANEIKYPVLKNTDISELEILLKNSKNDLKSKLIFLQPVDQNKKATELCIKLCLIKNWRLSIQIQKYLMIP; this comes from the coding sequence ATGAAATATCCAATTAATGAAATATACGAAACTATACAAGGAGAAGGATTCTATGCCGGACAACCTTCTATTTTTATCCGAATACAAGGTTGTCCTATTCATTGTAGTTGGTGCGATACTAAATATACATGGAATTTATTAAAACAAAATGAAACTGATACTGAAAATGTAATTAACAAAAAAAAATCAACGAAAAATTGGGCTTTTTTTAATGTCTTTGACATCATTAATATCATTCAAAAACGTCGATGGAAATCAAACCATATAGTTATAACAGGCGGCGAACCTTGTATTTTTAATCTTACTTTTCTTACTAAAAAACTAGAAAAAATGGGATATTCCTGTCAGATTGAAACTAGTGGAACGTATACTATTTATTGTTCTAAAAAAACCTGGGTAACAGTATCTCCTAAAATAAATTTTTCTAATAAAATAATCAAAAACTCTATTCTTAGAGCCAATGAAATTAAATATCCTGTGTTAAAAAATACTGACATATCCGAATTAGAAATTCTTTTAAAAAATTCAAAAAATGATCTTAAATCTAAATTAATTTTTTTACAACCTGTTGATCAAAATAAAAAAGCTACTGAACTTTGTATTAAATTATGCTTAATAAAAAACTGGAGATTATCAATACAAATACAAAAATATTTGATGATTCCTTAA
- the eno gene encoding phosphopyruvate hydratase, with protein sequence MYKIKKTICREIIDSRGFPTIESEIHLEGGAIGIASVPSGASTGSKEAMELRDNDQKYFLGKGVKKAVLIGNSLISKKIYDKDARNQEEMDDLLIQLDGTENKSKLGANTILSISLAIAKATAIERKIPFYQYISEINNTPKEYLMPMPMINIINGGKHANNNIDIQEFMIQPKKTKNIKHAIQIGAEIFHNLGKILKSHSLSTSVGDEGGYAPNLKSNEDALNIIQKAIRKSGYKVGTDVTIAIDCAASELYNQDTKKYYLKKEKKEFNSFEFTNYLKNLTDLYCISSIEDGQDENDWEGFKYQTKKLGNSIQLVGDDIFVTNQKILKKGIENKVANAILIKLNQIGTLSETIKTIQLAKSSNYKAIISHRSGETEDTTIADLSVGTSSGQIKTGSICRSERTCKYNRLIRIEEEIKSFF encoded by the coding sequence ATGTACAAAATAAAAAAAACTATCTGTAGAGAAATAATAGATTCTAGAGGATTTCCAACAATTGAATCAGAAATACATTTAGAAGGAGGAGCAATTGGAATAGCTTCCGTTCCTTCTGGTGCTTCAACTGGTTCTAAGGAAGCTATGGAATTAAGAGATAATGATCAGAAATACTTTTTAGGTAAGGGGGTAAAAAAAGCAGTATTAATTGGTAACTCTTTAATTTCTAAAAAAATTTATGATAAAGATGCTAGAAACCAAGAAGAAATGGATGATTTATTAATTCAATTAGATGGAACAGAAAATAAATCTAAATTAGGTGCAAATACAATTCTATCTATTTCTCTAGCAATAGCTAAAGCTACAGCCATTGAAAGAAAAATTCCATTTTATCAATATATATCTGAGATTAATAACACTCCCAAAGAATATTTAATGCCTATGCCTATGATAAACATTATTAATGGAGGAAAACATGCCAATAATAATATTGATATTCAAGAATTTATGATACAACCTAAAAAAACTAAAAATATTAAGCATGCTATTCAAATAGGAGCAGAAATTTTTCATAATTTAGGAAAAATATTAAAATCACATTCGCTCAGTACATCCGTAGGAGATGAAGGAGGATATGCTCCAAATTTAAAATCTAATGAAGATGCTTTAAATATAATTCAAAAGGCAATAAGAAAATCCGGATATAAAGTTGGAACAGATGTAACAATAGCAATTGATTGTGCTGCTTCTGAATTATATAACCAAGATACAAAAAAGTATTATTTAAAAAAAGAAAAAAAAGAGTTTAATTCTTTTGAATTTACAAACTATTTAAAAAATTTAACTGATCTTTATTGCATTTCTTCTATTGAAGATGGACAAGATGAAAATGATTGGGAAGGATTTAAATATCAAACTAAAAAATTAGGGAACTCAATTCAACTTGTGGGTGATGATATATTCGTTACTAATCAAAAAATACTAAAAAAAGGAATTGAGAATAAAGTAGCTAATGCTATTTTAATTAAATTGAATCAAATTGGAACATTATCTGAAACGATAAAAACAATACAATTAGCTAAAAGCTCTAACTATAAAGCGATTATTTCACATCGTTCTGGAGAAACAGAAGATACGACTATTGCTGATTTATCTGTAGGAACCTCTTCAGGACAAATTAAAACGGGTTCAATATGTCGTTCTGAAAGAACTTGTAAGTACAATCGTCTTATTAGAATTGAAGAAGAAATAAAAAGTTTTTTTTAA
- the cysG gene encoding siroheme synthase CysG: MNYFPCFINLDNKKVLFVGAGKIAVRKIFFLIKMNAQIIVVSRKISNNLIKLHREKKIDWIDTNFFENQLKKIFLVIVATDNNSLNKYIYEKTKQKKILVNVVDDRSKCTFIFPSIVERFPIIVAVSSGGTAPVLTKMIKEKIESTLPMNLGKSALLAQKWRSHVKLKFKKSIYRRHFWEKIFEGMFVNHVLNGNFKKAIKVLNNEIKRKKVIKGEISLVGAGPGDGGLLTLKGLQVIQKADVVLYDNLVSSEILSLIRKDAKKIYVGKEAKKLCISQEEINLILIKMAKKGKKVVRLKGGDPFIFGRGGEELEVAKKFKINFQVIPGITSAIGVSSYAGIPLTHRNYSSGIIIINGCKKNEIEGKQNWKSISRLKNYTIVIYMPRLQSTYIFDELKANDYPLDMPIALIEQGTTLNQKTVIGIFKNLKSLLFLMKSPTLLILGKVVSLSKNLSWFKSDTNQNSLL, from the coding sequence GTGAATTATTTTCCTTGTTTTATAAATTTAGATAATAAAAAAGTTTTGTTTGTAGGAGCAGGTAAAATTGCTGTTAGAAAAATTTTTTTTTTAATTAAAATGAATGCTCAAATAATAGTTGTATCTAGAAAAATTTCTAATAATTTAATTAAATTACATAGAGAAAAAAAAATTGATTGGATAGATACTAATTTTTTTGAAAATCAATTAAAAAAAATTTTTTTGGTTATTGTTGCAACAGATAATAATTCTTTAAATAAATATATATATGAAAAAACAAAACAAAAAAAAATATTAGTTAATGTTGTTGATGATCGTTCTAAGTGCACTTTTATTTTTCCTTCCATAGTAGAACGGTTTCCAATAATAGTAGCTGTTTCTTCTGGAGGAACAGCACCTGTATTAACTAAAATGATCAAAGAAAAGATAGAATCTACGTTACCGATGAATTTAGGAAAATCGGCTTTGTTAGCTCAAAAATGGAGATCTCATGTTAAATTAAAATTTAAAAAAAGTATTTATCGTCGCCATTTTTGGGAAAAAATTTTTGAAGGAATGTTTGTTAATCACGTTTTAAATGGAAATTTTAAAAAAGCTATTAAAGTATTAAATAATGAAATTAAACGAAAAAAAGTAATTAAAGGTGAAATTTCTTTGGTAGGAGCAGGTCCAGGGGACGGTGGTTTATTAACCTTAAAAGGGTTACAAGTCATTCAAAAAGCCGATGTAGTTTTGTACGATAATTTAGTGAGTTCTGAAATTTTGTCATTGATTCGAAAAGATGCTAAAAAAATTTATGTAGGAAAAGAAGCAAAAAAATTATGTATTTCACAAGAAGAAATTAATCTAATATTAATTAAAATGGCTAAAAAAGGAAAAAAAGTTGTTCGTTTAAAGGGAGGGGATCCGTTTATTTTTGGTAGAGGAGGAGAAGAATTAGAAGTAGCTAAAAAGTTTAAAATTAATTTCCAGGTAATTCCAGGTATAACATCAGCTATAGGAGTTTCTTCATATGCCGGAATACCATTAACGCATAGAAATTATTCTAGTGGTATAATTATTATAAATGGATGCAAAAAAAATGAAATAGAAGGCAAACAAAATTGGAAATCTATATCAAGATTAAAAAATTATACCATAGTTATATATATGCCTAGATTACAATCTACTTATATTTTTGATGAATTAAAAGCTAATGATTATCCTTTAGATATGCCTATAGCTTTAATAGAACAAGGAACTACTTTAAATCAAAAAACTGTTATTGGAATTTTTAAAAATCTTAAAAGTTTATTATTTTTAATGAAAAGCCCAACATTATTAATTCTTGGAAAAGTAGTTTCTTTATCTAAAAATTTATCATGGTTTAAATCAGATACTAATCAGAATAGTTTGCTTTAA
- the cysI gene encoding assimilatory sulfite reductase (NADPH) hemoprotein subunit, which produces MKQKKEKNNLTKNLFSEAEKIKYNSNYLRGTILKDLKNTITNGFTGDNYSLIRFHGMYQQDDRDIRKERMDQKLEPRHAMMLRCRIPGGIVKPYQWLEIDKFSNENTIYKTIRLTNRQTFQFHGIFKKDLKKVHQMLSKIGLDSFATANDVNRNVICTSDLTVSSIHKFTYKWAKKISRHFLPKTNAYAEIWLDKKKIVIDEKEPILGKTYLPRKFKIAIAIPPNNDVDFHANDIALIAISKNEELLGFNVLVGGGLSIEHKNHNTWPSLAMEFGFVNLSDILKVLEGIVTVQRDWGNRVNRKNAKTRYTLHKFGIKKFIAEVEFRSKTKFKVIKPYIFSNRGDSFGWNQNINKKWNYTLYIENGRLIEDKRKIKSGLFKIALIHDGDFRITANQNIIIYGISEKNKSNIEKIIFEHMKINDISKLQKMSMACVSFPTCPLAMAEAERVLTSFIQKIDKIMEKYNLVEETIIVRITGCPNGCARSLLAEIGLIGKSLDRYDLYIGGNKIGTRIPRLYRENYSLSKIIKVINPMIKRWSLERLSNECFGDFLIRVKIIKNVSNFPSNFWKK; this is translated from the coding sequence ATGAAACAAAAAAAAGAAAAAAATAATTTAACTAAAAATTTATTTAGTGAAGCAGAAAAAATAAAATATAATAGTAATTATTTAAGAGGAACTATCTTAAAAGATCTTAAAAATACAATAACCAATGGCTTTACTGGTGACAATTATTCATTAATTCGATTTCATGGAATGTATCAACAAGATGATAGGGACATACGAAAAGAGAGAATGGACCAAAAGTTAGAACCTCGTCACGCTATGATGTTGCGATGTAGAATTCCAGGGGGAATTGTTAAACCATATCAATGGTTAGAAATTGATAAATTTTCTAATGAAAATACCATTTATAAAACTATACGACTAACTAATCGTCAAACATTTCAATTTCATGGAATTTTTAAAAAAGATTTAAAAAAAGTTCATCAAATGCTTTCTAAAATAGGATTAGATTCATTTGCTACTGCTAATGATGTTAATAGAAATGTTATATGTACTTCTGATTTAACAGTTTCTTCAATACATAAATTTACATATAAATGGGCTAAAAAAATTTCTAGACATTTTTTACCGAAAACAAACGCTTATGCTGAAATTTGGCTAGATAAAAAAAAGATAGTTATTGATGAAAAGGAACCTATTTTAGGAAAAACTTACCTTCCCAGAAAGTTTAAGATAGCAATAGCTATTCCTCCAAATAACGACGTTGATTTTCATGCTAATGATATTGCACTTATAGCAATTTCGAAAAATGAAGAATTATTAGGTTTTAACGTATTAGTAGGGGGGGGATTATCCATTGAACATAAAAATCATAATACATGGCCTTCTTTAGCCATGGAATTTGGTTTTGTAAATTTATCTGACATACTGAAAGTACTTGAAGGCATAGTTACAGTTCAACGAGATTGGGGAAATCGGGTTAATAGAAAAAACGCTAAAACTCGTTATACATTACATAAATTTGGAATAAAAAAATTTATAGCTGAAGTTGAATTCAGATCAAAAACAAAATTTAAAGTTATAAAACCATATATTTTTAGTAATAGAGGAGATTCATTTGGTTGGAATCAAAACATTAATAAAAAATGGAATTATACTTTATATATTGAAAACGGACGTTTGATAGAAGATAAGAGAAAAATTAAGTCAGGTTTATTTAAAATAGCACTTATACACGATGGGGATTTTAGGATTACAGCTAATCAAAACATAATTATTTATGGAATTTCAGAAAAAAATAAAAGCAATATAGAAAAGATTATTTTTGAACATATGAAAATAAACGATATTTCAAAATTACAAAAAATGTCGATGGCGTGTGTTTCTTTTCCAACTTGTCCGTTAGCTATGGCTGAAGCGGAACGTGTTTTAACCTCTTTTATTCAAAAAATAGATAAAATTATGGAAAAGTATAATTTAGTTGAAGAAACTATTATAGTTAGAATTACCGGATGTCCAAATGGATGTGCTAGATCTTTGTTAGCAGAAATAGGTTTAATAGGAAAATCATTAGATCGATATGATTTGTATATAGGAGGTAATAAAATAGGTACTAGAATACCTAGATTATATCGAGAGAATTATAGTTTATCTAAAATTATAAAAGTTATTAATCCTATGATTAAACGATGGTCTTTAGAGAGGCTATCTAATGAGTGTTTTGGAGATTTTTTAATTCGTGTTAAAATAATAAAGAATGTTTCTAACTTTCCTAGCAATTTTTGGAAGAAATAA
- a CDS encoding 6-pyruvoyl trahydropterin synthase family protein: protein MSTTLFRNFRFEAAHKLPYVKKEHKCYFLHGHSFLVRIYVKGKINEETGMVIDYDEIDNAFKPIRLQLNHSYLNVIKGLENPTVEILSRWIWKKLKPRLNALYLVKINETFESGCIYKE from the coding sequence ATGAGTACTACTTTATTTAGAAACTTTCGATTTGAAGCTGCACATAAGTTACCTTATGTTAAAAAAGAACATAAATGCTATTTTTTGCATGGTCATTCTTTTTTAGTTCGTATATATGTAAAAGGTAAAATTAATGAAGAGACAGGTATGGTAATTGATTATGATGAAATAGATAATGCATTTAAACCTATTAGATTGCAGTTAAATCATTCTTATCTCAATGTAATAAAGGGCTTAGAAAATCCTACTGTAGAAATATTATCTAGATGGATTTGGAAAAAATTAAAACCTCGGTTAAATGCATTATATTTAGTTAAAATTAATGAAACTTTTGAATCTGGATGTATTTATAAAGAATAA
- the cysC gene encoding adenylyl-sulfate kinase → MNQKNIFFQKHIISRKKRELSNKHNSKVLWFTGLSGSGKSTIAGSLENILYKQRIKTYLLDGDNLRLGLCSDLAFSNKDRTENVRRVAEVSKLMLEAGLVVLCALITPYEKDRIAIKNIIGVKNYIEIFVDTPFEICKLRDPKGLYKQNVYKKIDNFTGFDSSYEPPKSPDLHINGEESLEIILKKIFFFIKNKIFLKNVN, encoded by the coding sequence ATGAATCAAAAAAATATTTTTTTTCAAAAACATATTATTAGTAGAAAAAAAAGAGAACTTTCAAACAAACATAATTCAAAAGTATTATGGTTTACAGGATTATCCGGTTCAGGAAAATCTACTATTGCTGGAAGTTTAGAAAATATTTTATATAAACAAAGGATCAAGACTTATTTGTTAGATGGAGATAACTTGCGGTTAGGTTTGTGTAGTGATCTTGCTTTTAGTAATAAGGATAGAACTGAAAATGTTCGTAGGGTGGCTGAAGTTTCCAAGTTAATGCTTGAAGCAGGATTAGTAGTGTTATGTGCTCTTATAACACCATATGAAAAAGATAGAATTGCAATTAAAAATATTATAGGGGTAAAAAATTACATAGAGATTTTTGTCGATACACCTTTTGAAATATGTAAATTAAGAGATCCAAAAGGATTGTATAAACAAAACGTTTATAAAAAAATTGATAATTTTACAGGATTTGATTCCAGTTACGAACCTCCAAAATCTCCAGATTTACACATAAATGGAGAAGAGTCTCTAGAAATCATATTAAAAAAAATATTTTTTTTTATTAAAAATAAAATTTTTCTTAAAAATGTTAATTAA
- the cysD gene encoding sulfate adenylyltransferase subunit CysD codes for MKRKLFSYLSELEAESIFIIREAFSEFENPVMLYSIGKDSSVMLHLAKKAFFPGKIPFPLLHVDTGWKFKEMYEFRDQIVKELNLDLIIYTNSEGIKLNINPFVHGSDKFTSIMKTEALKKAIKKYNIDAAFGGARRDEERSRSKERVYSFRDSFHKWDPKKQRPELWNIYNGQINFSESMRIFPLSNWTELDVWEYIFLEDIKVVPLYFSKKRSILNRNEKLISVEDDRIEIKSNEKIEIKNVRFRTLGCWPFTSAIKSNAKNVFDIIKEMTFSRTSERTGRLIDHDRSSSMELKKRQGYF; via the coding sequence ATGAAAAGAAAGTTGTTCTCTTATTTGTCTGAATTAGAAGCTGAAAGCATTTTTATTATTCGAGAAGCATTTTCAGAGTTTGAAAATCCTGTTATGTTATATTCTATAGGGAAAGATTCTTCAGTTATGCTACATTTAGCGAAAAAAGCTTTTTTTCCAGGAAAAATTCCATTTCCTTTATTACATGTAGATACTGGATGGAAATTTAAAGAAATGTATGAATTTAGAGATCAAATAGTCAAAGAATTAAATTTAGATTTGATCATTTATACAAATTCAGAAGGAATAAAATTAAATATTAACCCTTTTGTTCATGGTAGTGATAAATTTACTAGTATTATGAAGACTGAAGCATTAAAAAAAGCTATAAAGAAATATAATATAGATGCTGCTTTTGGTGGTGCTAGAAGAGATGAAGAAAGATCAAGATCTAAAGAACGAGTTTATTCTTTTAGAGATAGTTTTCATAAATGGGATCCAAAAAAGCAAAGACCCGAATTATGGAACATTTATAATGGACAAATTAATTTTTCAGAAAGTATGAGAATATTTCCTTTGTCTAATTGGACAGAGTTAGATGTTTGGGAGTATATTTTTTTAGAAGATATAAAAGTTGTCCCTTTATATTTTTCTAAAAAAAGATCAATTTTAAATAGGAATGAAAAGTTAATTTCAGTTGAAGATGATCGAATAGAGATAAAGTCTAATGAAAAAATAGAAATTAAAAATGTTAGATTTCGGACATTAGGCTGCTGGCCTTTTACTTCAGCAATAAAATCTAATGCAAAAAATGTTTTTGATATTATTAAAGAAATGACATTTTCTAGAACTAGTGAAAGAACTGGAAGATTAATAGATCATGATCGATCTAGTTCTATGGAATTAAAAAAACGACAAGGTTATTTTTAG
- a CDS encoding phosphoadenylyl-sulfate reductase — MSILDFLEVQNWSSDQKNQYLKKNNVFLNKLSAENRIAWAFKNLSNKFVLSSSFGIQSVVLLHLVIQQKSDIPIIVIDTGYFFLETYKFIDLLTKKFNLNIKIYSASISPAWQESRYGKLWKKGIKGIEKYNSINKVKPMKYALKDLSVRTWIAGLRRKQSKSRNNLNYLEIKKDFFKFFPILDWSDFKIFNYIKDHNLPNHPLLNKGYISVGDVHTTSKYVKGTSKEKTRFFGLKRECGLHHIK; from the coding sequence ATGTCAATATTAGATTTTTTAGAAGTTCAGAATTGGAGTTCAGATCAAAAAAATCAATATTTAAAAAAAAATAATGTTTTTTTAAATAAATTATCTGCAGAGAACAGAATTGCTTGGGCATTCAAGAATTTATCTAATAAATTTGTTTTATCTTCAAGTTTTGGAATACAATCGGTAGTTTTATTACATTTAGTTATTCAACAAAAATCTGATATTCCCATTATAGTAATAGATACAGGATACTTTTTTTTAGAAACTTATAAATTTATTGATCTATTGACAAAAAAATTTAATTTAAACATAAAAATCTATAGCGCTAGTATTTCGCCAGCTTGGCAAGAAAGTAGGTATGGAAAATTATGGAAGAAAGGAATAAAAGGTATAGAGAAATATAATTCTATTAATAAAGTGAAACCAATGAAATATGCTTTAAAAGATCTTTCGGTAAGAACGTGGATAGCTGGATTAAGAAGAAAACAATCTAAGAGTAGGAATAATTTAAATTATTTAGAAATAAAAAAAGATTTTTTTAAATTTTTTCCAATTTTAGATTGGTCTGATTTTAAAATTTTTAATTATATTAAAGATCATAATTTACCTAATCATCCTTTACTAAATAAAGGGTATATTTCTGTTGGAGATGTGCATACGACAAGTAAATATGTTAAAGGAACATCTAAGGAAAAAACTAGATTTTTTGGTTTAAAAAGAGAATGTGGTTTACACCATATAAAATGA